The following proteins are encoded in a genomic region of Salminus brasiliensis chromosome 25, fSalBra1.hap2, whole genome shotgun sequence:
- the LOC140548008 gene encoding uncharacterized protein, with translation MSVRAVLSWIWSTVNWILCGLPDMVFRACVYLLQTMWSLLDKVRAVLSWIWSTVNWILCGLPDMVFGACVYLLQTMWSLLDKGSEWDQRLSRNTGRESGRHPGQNASLSHVVGSGSINYHLMVFGNDLNCHEAFIRNLEIKADLCKQPRVDGSDVIIAFVPITSRAGTDIEAALQKIPVARPVVLVVLHHTFDPYFVAPDSRLCVNRGDVFTVDCLFHEDQGLLRCYHNEEALKTTVDYLSGFRRRPRMAL, from the exons ATGTCAG tgagagctgttctGTCCTGGATATGGAGCACAG TCAACTGGATCCTCTGTGGCCTCCCAGACATGGTCTTTAGG GCTTGTGTATATCTCCTTCAAACGATGTGGTCATTACTGGACAAAG tgagagctgttctGTCCTGGATATGGAGCACAG TCAACTGGATCCTCTGTGGCCTCCCAGACATGGTCTTTGGG GCTTGTGTATATCTCCTTCAAACGATGTGGTCATTACTGGACAAAG GGTCAGAGTGGGACCAGAGGCTATCCAGAAACACTGGACGTGAGTCAGGAAGACACCCTGGACAGAACGCGAGTCTATCAcatg TTGTTGGGTCGGGATCAATCAATTATCACCTCATGGTCTTTGGAAATGACCTTAATTGTCACGAAGCATTCATCAGAAATCTTGAGATCAAGGCTGATCTATGCAAGCAACCACGTGTGGATGGGAGCGACGTCATCATAGCTTTTGTCCCCATCACGTCTCGAGCTGGAACGGACATTGAAGCTGCTCTTCAGAAGATTCCAG TGGCTCGACCTGTGGTTCTAGTGGTGCTCCACCACACATTTGATCCGTATTTCGTGGCTCCAGACAGCAGACTGTGTGTTAACAGGGGAGATGTGTTCACAGTGGACTGCCTGTTTCATGAAGACCAAGGCCTGCTGAGATGCTACCATAACGAAGAAGCCCTGAAAACAACAGTAGACTATCTGAGTGGCTTTAGGAGGAGGCCCAGGATGGCCTTGTAG
- the LOC140548197 gene encoding uncharacterized protein yields the protein MPRESPVLKFFMMVFGNTLYSHITFMDRLRERLNLQKVTSEGDSDVIIAFVAVASRAGTDIEAALRRIPSGHQAVVLVVLHHTFDPHFVAPDSRMNVNRRNVFTVDCLYHEDRGLLSCLHNDEALAAVTRYLNAKGAPVHSPVHFEVPQALSDTTEYPLHVFVIVGVAVAMLLVWITGQYNLTMLLLGAGMGAGTGYLAYLLYHRSLNSAKICR from the exons ATGCCCCGAG AATCACCTGTGCTGAAATTCTTCATGATGGTGTTTGGGAACACCCTTTATTCCCACATTACCTTCATGGACCGGCTCAGGGAACGCCTAAATCTCCAAAAAGTGACTTCAGAGGGTGACAGCGATGTCATTATTGCCTTTGTCGCTGTTGCATCTCGAGCTGGAACCGATATTGAAGCTGCTCTGCGGAGAATTCCATCAG GGCACCAGGCTGTGGTTCTAGTGGTGCTCCACCACACATTTGATCCACATTTCGTGGCTCCAGACAGCAGAATGAATGTTAACAGGAGGAACGTGTTCACCGTGGACTGTCTGTACCATGAAGACCGAGGCCTGCTGAGCTGCCTGCACAACGACGAGGCTCTGGCAGCAGTTACCAGATACCTGAACGCTAAAGGAGCGCCCGTCCATTCACCTGTACATTTTGAG gtccCACAGGCTTTGTCTGACACCACCGAGTACCCACTTCATGTTTTTGTCATCGTTGGAGTTGCTGTTGCCATGCTTTTAGTGTGGATCACGGGTCAATATAACCTCACAATGCTCCTTCTTGGGGCGGGTATGGGGGCCGGTACTGGGTACCTTGCTTACCTTCTTTATCATAGATCACTAAACTCAGCAAAGATCTGCAGatag